From Pan troglodytes isolate AG18354 chromosome 1, NHGRI_mPanTro3-v2.0_pri, whole genome shotgun sequence:
AGTCCCCTTGACAGGGCCAAATCCGGCACAAGCTCTGTCTGTGCGATCAAGGCTGACCCAGCAGCCTCAATCCGCCTTTTCCTGTGAGGAGAGGGTTTGAGGACAACCTGCGCACAGGTGACTGTTCCATAGGGTGAGGTTGGGGTAAGTTGGCTCTGGGTTCCTCTGGATCAGCTGCAAAAGGCCAGAGGGCCCCCAGTACCCTTGGCCAAGAGCATTCCATGCTGACTCTGTCTGTGCTCAGGCAAAGCCACATTCTGGAGAGGAAGCCATAGTGCCTGGTGGGCACCAGGAAGGCCTCAGGTGTTCAAGAACAACTTGCAATGAGGCTCCATGGCCAGCAAGCATCTGCTTCCCCAGCCCAGTCATCTCTGCAGAGCCTTCcaggagggggcagggggcaTCCCAGGCAGCCAGACTTCTCAGGACCCCTCTGTTGGGTGACATAAGCCACAGGCCTCTATACATACTGCTTCTTAGAAGCAGAGCTGCTGGGACGACTGGGGGATTTTTGGCCATTCTGAGGGGGTGGGTCCAGGAAGAGAGGGGGCCTGGAAGACGCCAGCCTCTCCTCTGTGGTCAGGTTGGCCCAGTTCTGCTCACTGGATGAGAGCCCATTgtaggtggggcatggtggggaTGAGGGCCCCTGGCCCACGGGGAGGTAGAAGAAGACCTGGTCCGTGTAAGGGTCTGAGGAGGTGCCCTGGGTCGGGGGTGCGTCCTGGCCTTGCCGTGCCCTCATCCCCCGGCTGAGGCAGCGACACAGCAGGTGCACCAACTCCAGCAGGTTAAGCACCAGGGAGATGAGTCCAACCACCAACATGAAGATGATGAAGATGGTCTTCTCCGTGGGGCGAGAGACAAAGCAGTCCACGAGGTAGGGGCAGGGTGCTCGCTGGCACACAAACACGGGCTCCATGGTCCAGCCGTACAGGCGCCACTGGCCATAGAGGAAGCCTGCCTCTAGCACACTCTTGCAGAGCACACTGGCGACATAGGTGCCCATCAGTGCTCCGCGGATGCGCAGGCGACCATCTTCTGCCACCGAGATCTTGGCCATCTGACGCTCTACGGCCGCCAGCGCCCGCTCCACCTGTGGGTCCTTGGCCGGCAGTGCCCGCAGCTCCCCCTCCTTCTGCCGCAGCCGCTCTTCTTGCCGAGACAGGTAAATGACATGGCCCAGGTAGACCAGGGTGGGCGTGCTGACGAAGAGGAACTGCAGCACCCAGTAGCGGATGTGGGAGATGGGGAAGGCCTGGTCATAGCAGACGTTGGTGCAGCCTGGCTGGGCCGTGTTACACTCGAAATCTGACTGCTCGTCACCCCACACTGACTCACCGGCCAGGCCCAGGATGAGGATGCGGAAGATGAAGAGCACCGTCAGCCAGATCTTACCCACCACGGTCGAGTGCTCCTGGACCTGGTCCAGCAACTTCTCCAGGAAGCCCCAGTCACCCATGGCTCCCGGGCCTCCGTCTGCAAGGAGACAGAGCACGTCAGTGTGTCAGCATGGCATCCTTCTCGTTCGCCCAGCAACAAGCCTGCAGGGAGGTCTGCCACGCCCATTCTACCTACAAAGAAACCCAGGCTCAGGAAGGGGAAGGACTGGCCTGGAGGCTCCCACTCCGCAGTGCAGGCAGGACCCAACCCAGATTTTTGGATGATGGCTGCCCACCTCTTTGTATGGTCTCATTCTGCTTTGGCTAAGGTCCCTGCCTAATCAGACATCTATGTCCCTCTTGTCCCCGAGCCACTGCCCCAGGATGGACACAGGCCAAGGAAATCTGGGTGGAGTTGAGGCTCCTTTGCCTATGGGAACAGAATTTGAGGAACTTATCCAAAGTTGTGCAGCTGGGCTAAGCCCTTCCTCCCTTTTGCCCAAGGCTGGCTACCCCCAGACAGTGGGAGCTAGTGCTGATGGTAGAGGTGTTATCTTCTGCTTCTTAGGGGGCTCAAAGCCTCAGGTCCCTGCTCCCTGCCTCATGTCCCTGCTCCCCGCCTCATATCTTACCCAGCTGGCTTCACTCTAATCTTTGAGCCTGCAGGGGCTGGGTAGCGGGAGGGGTTTTAGGAGCTGAAGGCAGCATCATCCTTTAGCTCCACCGGTCAGCAATAATGACCACCTGCCACTTGAGGAGGGACACTTGGTCCTGTCTTCTTCCTCCgcctccactcccacccccttCCACCTCCAAAGCTGATGCTGGCAAATTCTAGACTCTTGAAAGGAATTGTCATTGCAGGGTGAGGCACAGGCCACAAAGTTCCCAAGGGGGAGGTGCCTCTTCCCAAGTGCAAAGCTGTTTAGAGCCAGGCTCTGGAAGCggccctgggttcaaatcttgcctTTTAGTAACTGCGGCCCCTTGGATAAAGAACAACCTCTGGGCGCCTCAGTCTCCTCCACGATAGAGTGGAAACAATAGTATTCCTCCCGCCTCGGGTTGTTACAAGGATTCCATGGAAAGAGGGTGGGAGCCTGGCCAAGGCCACCTGGGTGAGCGCGGCTCTGTCGCAGCGGGCGTTCCGCAGCAACCCCCGTCCCGGCATCGGAGGACCCAAGACTCCTCCCGGCCTCCCGCGAGCAGGTGGCGCCCCTGGTCCCTTCCTAGCCCCCGACTCACCGCCTGCCTGCCGGGCGGCCCAGGTGGAGGTGGGGACGATGGCCGGAGTGACGCCCGCGGGAGCCCTGCTGGACCGCACGGGCGGCGGGGGCGCCTTAAATAGCGCagaggggcggggtgggggcaggaaaCGCGACGGGGAGGGCGGCGGGCGCTGGAGAGAGGGCGGGGGCGGGGACTGGGAGGTGCAGACTCCCTAAACCCACTCCGGGGAGGTGGGCCTGTGTGATTTGCGGTGGggaggggcaagaggggctgacctacccttcctctcctctgttctctctccaCCAGGTATTCCAGACAGTAAACTCTCCTGTTGTTTCTTTGGCCAGGGAAGGAGAGTTCTCCCAGGCCAGGATCTCTCAGGGTGGCTGGATTTGAAGGGGTTGCAGTAAGGGCTGTGGATCTGGGCAACTGGCCTGCGGGGCTGTGAGGGGTGGGCGGATGGGGATGGAGTGTGGGGACCACTCATTTGCTAGGTGGCTGGCCCTAGTGTGCCAGGATGAGGCGATCAAGGCTAATTACGGCGCGGGAAGCTCCAATGGGGGACAGGGGTTGTAATCCACACCTCCAGCATACATGGTGGAGCAGGCGTCTCTACCCACGCCCAGCCCACGTTCTTCCAGAATTCTCAAACATCCCCATGTCTGGGCAGGCTACACAATCAGAGGCCATTAAGCAATTCCCATGGACTCCTTgagactgggggtgggggaaccACCTGACCTTTAGCTTGGACCCCGTTCTTATGCCTCTAAATGGTGGCCGGGTGGTGTGGGGGACATCCATAGGAATGAAAGGGCTATGCGGAGCCTGCCTTCATGCATTCAGGCATCACAGGTGGATGAGCATCAGTGAGCATCTGCTGTGCTGCAGACGCTGCTTGGGGACCTGGGGATACCCTGAGGAACCAGCCAAACTTGGTCTCTGGCCTCCTCCCTCACTGGCTGGTGCAGGGATTGAGCATATCAGCCCTTGGATAAcggtaagataataaatgtggaAAGTTCTCCTGAGAGGTACTGGGTGATTCCCAGGGGACTTGGTTAGGAACATTTCCTGGAGGAGAGGAAATGCTTTTCCCCCTCCATTAGCCAAGTGGAAGGGAAGAGCATTCTAGGTAGAGGGGCGGCATGAGTGTGGCTCGAGGGCCTGGAGCTGTGGGGTTCTGAGACTGTGGCCACTGCCCTCGGAGTGCTGAGACGTTGTTGgtggctgagcccaggagctgagaCTTTGCTGTTGACTCCTGTAcccttaggcaagttactcaaatccctgtgcctcaatttcttcctctACAGAATGAGAATAGTGATAGTATCTACTTTGTGGGGTTGATGGCATACAGTGTGATCAAAGCACATAGTGTAATAGT
This genomic window contains:
- the GJA4 gene encoding gap junction alpha-4 protein — translated: MGDWGFLEKLLDQVQEHSTVVGKIWLTVLFIFRILILGLAGESVWGDEQSDFECNTAQPGCTNVCYDQAFPISHIRYWVLQFLFVSTPTLVYLGHVIYLSRQEERLRQKEGELRALPAKDPQVERALAAVERQMAKISVAEDGRLRIRGALMGTYVASVLCKSVLEAGFLYGQWRLYGWTMEPVFVCQRAPCPYLVDCFVSRPTEKTIFIIFMLVVGLISLVLNLLELVHLLCRCLSRGMRARQGQDAPPTQGTSSDPYTDQVFFYLPVGQGPSSPPCPTYNGLSSSEQNWANLTTEERLASSRPPLFLDPPPQNGQKSPSRPSSSASKKQYV